Proteins encoded within one genomic window of Bacillus sp. 1NLA3E:
- a CDS encoding DUF5658 family protein: protein MFDAIITFVGLENSLIQEMNPIMNKVYEINPILFLFSKFSLSFLLYLFIFLKKVPKSKSPRIITYLASGIYTIIFILHCFWIIGLPYL, encoded by the coding sequence ATGTTCGACGCTATCATTACTTTTGTGGGGTTGGAAAATTCCTTAATTCAAGAAATGAACCCGATAATGAATAAAGTATATGAAATCAATCCGATTTTATTTTTATTTTCAAAATTCTCTCTATCATTTTTACTATATTTATTTATTTTCTTAAAAAAAGTGCCAAAATCTAAATCCCCAAGAATAATAACCTACCTCGCATCTGGTATATACACCATCATATTCATCCTTCACTGCTTCTGGATAATCGGACTTCCCTATCTGTAA
- a CDS encoding helix-turn-helix domain-containing protein, producing MIGQRIKYFRELKGYSLSKLAKLAHVSKSYLSHIERDVKSNPSLHFLIKIADSLEISIDNIILTPNSVNQTDLTLDEEWEELISLAINEGASKEEFSNHLKHLKFEKWKNEQK from the coding sequence ATGATCGGCCAACGAATCAAATATTTCAGGGAATTAAAAGGCTATTCCCTATCAAAGCTAGCAAAACTTGCTCATGTTTCTAAATCCTACTTGAGCCATATTGAAAGGGATGTAAAGAGTAACCCCTCTCTTCATTTTTTAATTAAAATTGCGGATTCATTAGAAATTAGCATTGACAATATAATTCTCACTCCAAATTCAGTAAATCAAACAGACCTAACTTTAGATGAAGAGTGGGAAGAGTTGATTTCCTTAGCAATAAATGAGGGCGCTAGTAAAGAGGAATTTTCAAACCACCTTAAACACCTCAAATTCGAAAAATGGAAAAATGAACAAAAATAA
- a CDS encoding sulfite exporter TauE/SafE family protein, whose translation MKKLIILAVIGLCAQLVDGSLGMAYGVTSTSLLLLFGIAPAAASASVHLAEVVTTAASGISHIRFGNVDKNIVKRLLIPGSVGAFIGAIFLGSIPGDIIKPYISLFLLGLGCFVIYRFLFKKVDVKEKKQPDFNKKFFIPLGFIAGFFDSTGGGGWGPITTPVLLSKNNIETRKVVGSVDTSEFAISVSATIGFLFSLGWGEINFIWVFALMIGGIIAAPIAAWLVKIIPSHLLGVLVGGMIILTNVRTLLLTINVSSSAMLAIYSILFVLWISGVIYVVKKLKKYKVQY comes from the coding sequence TTGAAAAAGTTGATCATTCTTGCGGTAATTGGACTTTGTGCTCAATTGGTAGACGGGTCGCTAGGAATGGCTTATGGTGTTACTTCCACTTCCCTTTTATTATTGTTCGGTATCGCACCAGCTGCCGCTTCCGCATCCGTCCATCTAGCTGAAGTCGTCACCACAGCAGCATCGGGTATTTCTCATATCAGGTTCGGTAACGTCGACAAAAATATTGTTAAAAGATTATTGATTCCTGGATCAGTTGGAGCCTTCATTGGGGCAATTTTTTTAGGAAGCATACCTGGTGATATTATAAAGCCTTACATTTCCTTATTTTTACTCGGACTAGGATGTTTTGTTATTTACCGATTTCTTTTTAAAAAGGTTGATGTAAAAGAGAAAAAACAGCCAGATTTTAATAAAAAGTTTTTTATCCCCCTAGGTTTTATTGCTGGATTTTTTGACTCAACCGGTGGAGGTGGGTGGGGACCAATCACGACACCTGTACTCCTTTCAAAGAACAATATTGAAACTAGAAAGGTAGTTGGCTCTGTTGATACTAGTGAATTCGCCATCTCTGTTTCTGCTACAATAGGTTTTTTATTTTCACTTGGGTGGGGTGAGATTAACTTCATTTGGGTCTTTGCCTTGATGATTGGGGGAATTATCGCAGCCCCGATCGCGGCATGGTTAGTCAAAATTATCCCTTCGCATTTGCTCGGGGTTCTGGTCGGAGGAATGATCATTCTTACAAATGTGAGAACGCTCCTACTGACTATTAATGTCTCAAGCTCAGCCATGCTCGCTATTTATAGCATTCTCTTCGTCCTATGGATTTCCGGAGTAATCTACGTAGTAAAAAAACTCAAAAAATACAAGGTTCAATATTAA
- the katA gene encoding catalase KatA, which yields MTKKNKKLTTSWGAPVGDNQNSMTAGSRGPTLLQDVHLLEKLAHFNRERVPERVVHAKGAGAHGYFEVTNDLTKYTKAKFLSEVGKRTPLFARFSTVAGELGSSETVRDPRGFAIKFYTEDGNYDIVGNNTPVFFIRDAIKFPDFIHTQKRNPQTHLKDPNAVWDFWSLSPESLHQVTILMSDRGIPATLRHMNGYGSHTFKWTNDAGEGVWIKYHFKTEQGIKNLASDVATKIAGENPDYHTEDLFNAIDKGDYPTWKLHVQIMPLEDANTYRFDPFDVTKVWSQKDYPLIEVGRMMLNRNPENYFAEVEQATFSPGTLVPGIDVSPDKMLQGRLFAYTDAHRYRVGVQHNQLPINRPKNEINHYQRDGQSQFNDNGGSSINYEPNSYGGPTETPENKQAAYPVTGVAENVAYDHHDHFTQAGDLYRLLSVEERTRLVETIVGAIKPVEKEEIKLRQIGHFYKADKEYGKRVAEGLGLTVPKEVQ from the coding sequence ATGACCAAAAAAAACAAGAAACTAACTACGAGTTGGGGTGCTCCTGTTGGAGATAATCAAAACTCGATGACAGCGGGATCAAGAGGACCAACATTGTTACAGGATGTTCATTTGCTCGAAAAATTGGCTCACTTTAACAGGGAGCGTGTTCCTGAAAGAGTGGTTCACGCAAAAGGTGCAGGTGCCCATGGTTATTTTGAGGTGACCAATGATTTAACGAAATATACAAAAGCGAAGTTCTTATCAGAAGTCGGCAAACGTACACCGCTTTTTGCCCGTTTCTCCACTGTCGCTGGGGAACTTGGTTCATCGGAAACGGTCCGGGATCCACGTGGTTTTGCTATAAAATTTTATACTGAAGACGGAAATTACGATATTGTTGGGAATAACACACCAGTATTCTTTATCCGCGACGCAATTAAATTTCCTGATTTTATTCATACACAAAAACGGAATCCACAAACACACTTAAAAGATCCAAATGCAGTTTGGGATTTCTGGTCCCTCTCACCTGAATCGCTTCATCAAGTAACAATCCTCATGTCTGATCGTGGAATACCAGCGACATTACGCCACATGAATGGCTATGGAAGTCACACTTTCAAATGGACAAATGATGCCGGTGAAGGAGTTTGGATCAAATACCACTTTAAAACAGAACAAGGCATTAAAAACCTAGCCTCTGACGTCGCAACAAAAATTGCTGGAGAGAACCCTGACTATCATACAGAGGACTTATTTAATGCAATTGACAAAGGAGATTATCCAACGTGGAAGCTTCATGTCCAAATCATGCCTTTAGAAGATGCTAATACGTATCGTTTTGATCCATTTGATGTCACAAAGGTGTGGTCACAAAAGGATTATCCTTTGATCGAAGTCGGACGAATGATGTTAAACCGAAATCCTGAAAACTATTTTGCAGAAGTGGAACAAGCCACATTCTCACCAGGTACTTTGGTTCCAGGTATTGATGTCTCACCAGATAAAATGTTGCAAGGAAGGTTGTTTGCCTACACTGATGCCCATCGTTACCGGGTTGGTGTTCAGCATAACCAGCTGCCAATTAATCGTCCTAAGAATGAAATAAACCATTACCAACGTGATGGCCAATCTCAATTCAATGATAATGGAGGCAGTTCGATTAACTATGAACCAAACAGTTATGGAGGCCCAACCGAAACTCCAGAAAATAAGCAGGCTGCCTACCCGGTTACTGGGGTGGCTGAAAATGTGGCGTATGACCACCATGATCATTTTACCCAAGCAGGAGACCTGTATCGCTTACTGAGTGTGGAGGAACGGACACGGCTTGTTGAAACCATTGTGGGTGCGATAAAGCCCGTTGAAAAAGAGGAAATTAAACTCCGCCAAATCGGCCATTTCTATAAAGCAGACAAGGAATATGGAAAACGGGTTGCAGAAGGACTTGGATTAACCGTGCCAAAAGAAGTACAATAA
- a CDS encoding bile acid:sodium symporter family protein has protein sequence MFQKINRFLERLMPMITPTSVVFGVILVDHLKHWSYLVPWIFAFMTFSGSLGSNFKSLKDAVGHPMRLFTVLIILHIIMPVWAFFLGNVTFGGDVHTITGIVLAAVIPTGITSFIWVSIYRGNLALALSIILVDTFLSPFIVPFSVSLFAGEKVVIDIFGMMKGLFGMVVLPSILGMLLNELTKGRIKLQLGTKLAPFSKVGLAAVVMINSSVVAPYLIHVNMKLLLIAGLGFTVSASGYLFSWMIGKFLKWNREDVVTLMFTGGMRNISAGAVLAVSYFEPAVAVPVVIGMLFQQVLASLFGHLLHKSYLKPVPGRGNEVA, from the coding sequence ATGTTTCAAAAAATAAACCGATTTCTTGAAAGATTAATGCCAATGATTACTCCAACAAGTGTTGTATTTGGGGTCATTTTGGTAGATCACCTTAAACATTGGTCATATTTAGTCCCCTGGATATTTGCCTTTATGACGTTTTCTGGGAGTTTAGGATCCAATTTTAAATCACTAAAGGATGCTGTCGGACATCCAATGCGCTTGTTCACTGTCCTCATCATTCTTCATATCATCATGCCAGTTTGGGCATTTTTCCTTGGAAATGTAACATTCGGGGGAGATGTTCACACGATAACGGGGATTGTTTTAGCGGCAGTTATACCAACAGGGATTACTAGCTTTATTTGGGTCTCAATTTATAGAGGAAACCTTGCTTTAGCACTTTCGATTATTTTGGTGGATACTTTCCTTTCCCCTTTTATTGTCCCGTTTAGTGTTTCCTTGTTCGCAGGGGAGAAGGTTGTAATCGATATTTTCGGTATGATGAAGGGATTATTTGGGATGGTCGTGCTTCCATCTATTCTGGGAATGTTGTTGAATGAACTGACAAAGGGAAGGATCAAACTACAACTGGGAACGAAGTTAGCTCCTTTTTCTAAAGTGGGACTTGCTGCAGTGGTGATGATTAATAGTTCAGTTGTTGCACCGTATCTAATCCACGTCAATATGAAACTTTTACTCATTGCTGGTCTGGGATTCACTGTCTCAGCATCAGGTTATTTATTTTCGTGGATGATCGGCAAGTTTTTAAAATGGAATAGAGAAGATGTTGTTACGCTAATGTTTACAGGTGGAATGAGAAATATTAGTGCTGGTGCCGTTTTAGCAGTTTCCTATTTTGAGCCTGCTGTTGCGGTTCCTGTCGTGATCGGGATGCTATTTCAACAAGTGCTGGCATCACTTTTTGGTCATCTCCTTCACAAATCCTATCTTAAACCAGTTCCAGGAAGAGGAAATGAAGTTGCATAA
- a CDS encoding Dps family protein has protein sequence MKQQLATVLNKQIANWSVLYTKLHNFHWYVKGEQFFTLHIKFEELYNEAGLHVDVIAERLLSIGGKPVATMKENLETASIKEATGTESSHEMVQAIISDFTLITGELKEAMSLASELNDETTGDMLLAIHSGLEKHIWMLTAYLGKAV, from the coding sequence ATGAAACAACAACTTGCAACAGTCCTTAACAAACAAATTGCCAATTGGTCCGTATTGTACACTAAACTCCATAATTTCCATTGGTATGTAAAAGGTGAGCAATTTTTCACTTTACATATCAAATTTGAGGAACTTTATAATGAAGCTGGCCTACACGTAGATGTCATCGCTGAACGTTTACTCTCTATTGGTGGAAAACCAGTTGCGACGATGAAAGAAAATCTTGAAACTGCATCTATTAAGGAAGCCACTGGCACAGAATCATCCCATGAAATGGTTCAGGCTATTATTAGTGATTTTACTTTGATCACTGGTGAATTAAAAGAAGCCATGAGCTTAGCTAGTGAATTAAACGACGAAACAACTGGAGATATGCTTCTTGCAATCCACTCTGGGCTTGAAAAGCATATTTGGATGCTTACAGCATATCTTGGTAAAGCTGTTTAA
- a CDS encoding FAD-dependent oxidoreductase, producing the protein MSVHEVIVYSSTGCPHCEKVKAQLKDWGIEYEERNASVHKQYFDELRERKIMGTPATLIDGKLVLGFQLKKFKKLLEISEELSLPVTNAPAPEKIDSDSVFKPVTAEVLGQVYDLVTIGGGPAGASAAVYAARGKLKTLVIDKAPKAGTLAITHKIANYPGVREEVTGLELLNRMQAQANDFGAEFVRSTVLSIDFSEDLKKIVVAEGTIQAKSVFIAVGAKAPSSKITGEEEFTGRGVSYCSTCDAAFYQDRIVAVVGDNDEAIHEAETLAKYCKTVKLLIPTEHVKGDTDLTILESKPNVEIYKRFRLREIKGTDSVEKLVILDNNKTEQVWDVDGVFLYLGGMKPGTDFLKDAIKRDEEGYILVDDLLRTSVDGVFAGGDARRTPIKQAVISAADGAIAALSAEQHVNKRSKLRPQYS; encoded by the coding sequence ATGTCAGTTCATGAAGTAATTGTGTATAGTAGTACAGGCTGCCCACATTGTGAAAAGGTAAAAGCACAACTTAAGGATTGGGGAATTGAATATGAAGAACGGAACGCCTCCGTTCACAAACAATATTTCGATGAATTAAGAGAACGTAAAATAATGGGTACTCCAGCAACTTTAATAGACGGAAAACTAGTTTTAGGATTCCAACTGAAAAAGTTCAAAAAACTATTGGAAATTTCTGAGGAACTATCCCTCCCAGTTACAAATGCCCCAGCACCTGAAAAAATAGATTCAGACTCAGTTTTCAAACCAGTTACAGCTGAAGTATTAGGCCAGGTATATGACCTAGTAACTATCGGAGGCGGTCCTGCAGGAGCTTCGGCAGCGGTCTATGCCGCACGAGGAAAGTTAAAAACACTTGTTATCGACAAAGCACCTAAAGCCGGTACGCTTGCGATTACTCACAAAATCGCCAATTATCCCGGCGTTCGTGAAGAAGTTACGGGACTGGAACTTTTAAATCGTATGCAAGCCCAAGCAAACGATTTTGGAGCAGAATTTGTCCGATCAACCGTCCTTTCGATTGATTTTTCAGAGGACCTAAAAAAAATTGTGGTTGCAGAAGGAACCATCCAAGCGAAAAGTGTTTTTATTGCAGTTGGTGCGAAGGCTCCATCAAGCAAAATTACCGGAGAAGAAGAATTTACTGGTCGTGGCGTAAGTTATTGTTCCACATGCGACGCAGCCTTTTATCAGGATCGAATTGTTGCCGTTGTAGGTGATAACGATGAAGCGATCCATGAGGCTGAAACGCTCGCGAAATATTGTAAGACTGTGAAATTGTTAATTCCGACTGAACATGTTAAGGGAGATACAGACCTAACTATACTTGAAAGCAAACCAAATGTGGAAATCTACAAACGTTTCCGTTTAAGAGAAATCAAAGGTACAGATAGCGTTGAGAAACTTGTTATCCTTGATAATAATAAAACGGAGCAAGTTTGGGATGTTGATGGAGTTTTCTTGTACCTAGGCGGAATGAAGCCTGGAACTGACTTTTTGAAAGATGCAATCAAACGGGATGAGGAAGGCTATATTTTGGTCGACGATCTTCTTCGCACAAGTGTTGATGGGGTATTTGCTGGTGGAGATGCCAGAAGAACTCCGATTAAACAAGCGGTTATTTCTGCTGCTGATGGAGCAATCGCTGCATTAAGCGCAGAACAACACGTGAATAAACGTTCTAAACTTCGTCCGCAATATAGTTAA
- a CDS encoding hydrogenase small subunit, with product MNDMLSSEPDFESLLGINQVELRNLSNKNRLPVLWMSAQDCTGCLESFIRSAFVNINDLLQDLISLEYSELLSIASGEQLEKHKDKVIEENKGEYILIIEGSIPESDDFLTVGGHSIKEDILHAAHHAKAILAFGSCSSWGGIAAASPNPTGAVPITELIKDVPIALIPGCPPIAEIMVGTLLHIHTNGCLPELDKKGRPKKFYQYTVHQQCHRKPYFDQKLFVESYDDEGAHKDYCLFKLGCRGPSTFNSCECMGWNGGLGSPIMAGAACIGCSEKGFWDKGTLCSRKTKV from the coding sequence ATGAATGACATGCTTTCGAGTGAACCAGACTTTGAAAGCTTACTCGGCATAAATCAAGTTGAGCTAAGAAATTTATCAAATAAGAATCGGTTACCAGTTCTATGGATGAGTGCTCAAGATTGTACAGGTTGCCTTGAATCCTTTATCCGTTCCGCATTTGTTAATATTAATGACCTCCTACAGGACTTGATTTCTCTCGAGTATAGTGAGCTTTTGTCCATTGCCAGTGGCGAACAATTAGAAAAACATAAGGACAAAGTTATTGAAGAAAATAAGGGAGAATATATCTTGATCATAGAGGGGAGTATTCCAGAGTCCGATGACTTTTTAACTGTCGGTGGCCACTCAATTAAAGAAGATATTCTTCATGCTGCCCACCATGCGAAAGCCATACTAGCGTTTGGTAGTTGTTCCTCTTGGGGCGGAATTGCTGCAGCTTCACCAAATCCGACCGGGGCAGTACCAATAACAGAGTTAATTAAAGATGTTCCAATCGCTTTGATCCCAGGTTGTCCTCCTATTGCCGAAATAATGGTAGGTACTCTTCTTCACATACATACAAATGGATGTCTTCCCGAATTAGATAAAAAGGGACGCCCCAAAAAGTTTTATCAATATACTGTCCATCAACAGTGTCATCGGAAGCCTTACTTTGATCAAAAGCTATTTGTTGAGTCATACGATGACGAAGGAGCACATAAGGACTATTGTTTGTTTAAGTTAGGCTGTAGAGGACCGTCCACGTTTAACTCGTGTGAATGTATGGGCTGGAATGGCGGATTGGGTTCTCCTATAATGGCTGGAGCAGCTTGTATCGGCTGTTCCGAAAAAGGCTTTTGGGATAAAGGGACATTGTGTTCCAGAAAAACTAAAGTGTAA
- a CDS encoding cell wall hydrolase, whose amino-acid sequence MKNIKKLVITTVLSLSVSLFTINHQSEAASSYQVQSGDSYWKIATKYGVPVANIKKTNNKTSDLIYPGQSLVIPDSTITPVEKDMMARLVNAEAKGEPYAGKVAVATVILNRVDSPDFPNTVKEVIYQKSNGYYAFTPVQNGAINQAADASAKQAVNEALAFRGQGKGSLFFYNPNKAVSQWIFSREVTVTIGNHRFAK is encoded by the coding sequence ATGAAAAACATAAAAAAACTAGTTATTACAACGGTCCTATCACTTTCAGTATCATTATTTACAATAAATCATCAATCAGAAGCTGCTTCATCCTACCAAGTACAATCAGGTGATTCTTACTGGAAGATTGCAACCAAATACGGTGTTCCTGTTGCAAATATTAAAAAGACGAATAATAAAACAAGTGATTTAATCTATCCAGGACAAAGTCTAGTAATCCCTGATTCTACGATTACACCAGTAGAAAAAGATATGATGGCAAGACTAGTAAATGCCGAAGCAAAAGGTGAACCATATGCAGGGAAGGTTGCAGTTGCAACTGTTATCTTAAATAGAGTGGATAGTCCAGATTTCCCTAATACGGTAAAAGAGGTAATTTACCAAAAGTCAAACGGGTATTATGCATTTACACCGGTTCAAAATGGCGCGATTAACCAAGCAGCCGATGCATCAGCAAAACAAGCAGTAAACGAAGCGTTGGCATTTAGAGGTCAAGGCAAAGGTTCTTTATTTTTCTATAACCCTAATAAAGCAGTAAGTCAGTGGATTTTTTCTCGTGAAGTAACAGTTACAATCGGGAACCATCGATTTGCAAAATAA